Genomic segment of Halonatronomonas betaini:
GAGGCAGCTAGAGCTGGTGAAGCCGGTAGAGGTTTCAGTGTTGTTGCAGAAGAGATTAGAGAGCTAGCAGAAGAGTCATCTAAAGCAACCAATGAAATAGATGATCTAATCAAACAGATTCAGAATAAAGTCAGTGCGACAACAGAGGTTATGAACCAGTCAGAAAAAGCAGTTATGGAAAGCGCCTCAGCTATCGAGACAACTGAAAAGAGTTTTGCCGAGATAGACGAGGTTGTCAATAGACTAACTGATCTTATTACTGAAGTAGTCGGCAATGCTGCAGAGATGTCACAATATAGTACAGATGTAAAAGCAGCTATGAATGAAATCGCAGAAGTTAGCCGGGAATCTTCAGCTCATACTGAAGAAGTTTCAGCATCTAGCCAGGAACAGTCTGCTTCAACCCAGGAAGTTGTTAAAGTATCTGAAGAACTAGCTGAAATGGCAGTCAGACTCCAGGACATAACCGAACAATTTAAACTAAATGACAATTAAAACTATTTATAAAAAATATGATAATAAAAAAGCTCACCAGGCTAGTCCCTGGTGAGTTTATTTAAGTTAATCAGATTACAGTAGAACTCTGGATAGTATTTGTAATATATGTTATAATAGCAACGGTTTACTATTTAATTACATATATAATTTTGGGGGAATTCGATGTTTAAAAGTATTAAGACAAGACTTGTTGTTTTTATTGGTCTTCTTATTTTATTATTAATTGCTGGAAGTTCATTTTATTCATTTAGACAGTCTAGAGATATTTTAGATGACACTCTAAGATCCGAAGCTTTAAATAGTGCCAGAAGGTCAGTTGAAACCATAAACCTCTGGTCTGAAGAAAAGGGAAAAATCATACAGAATCTATCATACTTGGATAGCATCAAGAGTATGGACTGGGATAGACAATATGATGATCTCCTGGAAATGGCCAGGGATGATGACCAAATTGAATCACTCTTTGTTGTTGAACCAGACGGTACAATGAGAGATACCAATCAATATGAAACCAATGTCAGCGATCAGTCATATTTTCAGTCAGTAACTGCTGATAAAGAACAGGTATTCTCTGAACCAACAGAAAGTTTTGAGACTGGCAGACCAATAACTATTATTGCTAGCCCGGTTTTTAATGATGATGAATTTGTCGGAATCGTTGGTGGCGTCGTTGCCCTTGATATTCTTCGTGAATTAACTGCAAATATGGATATCAGTGGCCATGGTTACGGAATGATAGTTGATCAGAATCAGAATATAATTGCCCACCCTGAAGCTGACTATCTTGGCAACCAGGATATTTATTCCGATCTTGGAGACGAATTTTATAATCTTGTAAGTGAAAGTTTCCAGGAATCAGAAGGTTATGGTACATATCAATTTGAAAATGAAGACTGGGATTTAGCATATGCAACTGTGGATAACACTGACTGGACTGTATTTTTAACCGCCAGCCAGGCAAATTTATTTGCACCTCTTGATATTATCAGAAATAGCAGTTTCGCAACCGGTTTAATTGCAATCCTTTTAGGGATCATAGTCAGTTATCTTATTGCCAGAATGATTGTCAATCCAATAATATCTGTTAATAATCTGGCTCAAAAAATTGCCGGAGGTAACTTAACAGAACGGGTTAATTTAACTGATTTTAATGTTCAAAAAGAGGATGAAATTGGCCAGTTATTAACTGCAATTAATAAGATGGTCGAAAATTTACAGGATACTGTTAGACCTGTTCAAAAGGCAGCTGAGAACTTATCATCAACCAGTAGAGGCCAGGCTGAAGCTGGTGCCCAGGTTGAAAGATCAGCTGAAGAGGTTGCAACTGCCATTCAAAATGTGGCCTCAGGTGCTGAAGAGCAGTCGGCCCAGATCGATGAAATGGAGACAATCTTTACAGACTTGAGTAATCAGATTAGTAGAACAGGTGATATGGCAGAAAACATGTCTGCTAAAGCCGATAAAGTGGTTGAAAATGTTGAGAAAGGGAGCAACTCTGTTGATAATTCAGTTGAATCAGTAAATAATGTGAAGTCAGATGCAGGCGAAGTAGCTGAAATTATAAATGATTTAGGAGAAACAAGTAATGAGATTGGCGATATAATTGAAATCATAAGTAGTATAGCCAGTCAAACTAATTTGCTTGCTCTAAATGCTGCAATTGAGGCTGCCAGAGCAGGTGAAGCTGGCCGTGGTTTTAGTGTTGTTGCTGAAGAAATTCGCCAGCTAGCAGAAGAATCAGCATCAGCCACTGAAAAGATTAATAATCTAATAGTTGATATCCAGGAGAATGCTGAGAAAGCTAATGATAAGATGGATGCTAGTGTCGGGACTGTGGAATCCAGCGTCAGTGCCATCAAGGAGACTGGTGAAGTCTTTAATGATATTAAAAAGGCTGTTTTTGAGCTTGATCAATTAATTGAAAAAGTCACAGAAGAGGCCAGGGATATGGATCAAAATAGTGTGCAGTTAGAAACAGCTGTCGGTGATATTTCAAAAGTTAGTGAAGAGGCAGCCAGTAATGCAGAAGAAGTTGCAGCTTCCAGCGAGGAACAGATCGCTTCAACTGAAGAAATTATCTCTTTTGCCGAAGAATTATCAAGAATGTCTGAAGAATTAGAGGAAACTATTAATAAATTCGAGATCTAAAGAGAGAAACTGCCAGCCAGGCATTCATATTGATAACTGCTAAGTAATTAACTTTAATTTTAAAATGAGATAAAAATTATTGTTTTATTGTCTTAAAAAGTTAAAAGTTTAAGTTAAATTTTATGTAACAATTAAATTAGGGAGAGATTTTTTATATGTTGGTAAAGGATTTATCGTTTTATACTCACTGGCTGGTAACAAAATGGAGAGATCCAGGTAGAAAAACAAAAACTTATAGCTTAGCAATTATCATTTTAATATTTCTGATTTCAGCAGGCGGAATATATTTAATCGGGAGATATTATTCTGATAGTTATATTTATATGCATAGCATGCATTTGCCAATTATTTTATCTGCTATTATTTTTAGATCAAAGGGAGGCGTAATAGCTGGCTTTATTGCTGGAATGATTTTTGCCCCAATAATTCCAATAGATTTTGGGCTGGATTTACTAAGAGCCAGAGTTGGCTGGCTTTTAAGAACAAGTTTTTTTATGGCGGAAGGTATGATTGCTGGCGTTACCTTTGAAATTCTTCATTATCAATTTAATAAATTAGAAGAGTCATCATATCATGATCCTTCATCTGGGTTGCCAAATAAATTATTTTTATTTAATAAACTTAAAGAGATTCAGCAGGAAGATGAAATTACTGACTATAAATTAGTTTTAATAAATATAAAAAATTATTCTGAGGCTATTAATAATTTCGGTCATGGTAAAACAGTTGAGTTTAATCAGGCTATAGCAGGAAAAATTAAAGGTAATTTTAACCAGGTGAACAATGTTTATAATATCTACAATGAAAATTTTGTTGTTATTTATAATGAAGACTCTCACAATAATTCTTTAATAGATTTAATTAAACTTCTAGAAAATGAATTTAATCAATCATTTGAGTTTAATGATTTACCAGTATATCTTGAAACATATTTTTCAGTTACTTCAATAGAAAATAAGTTAAATCCAGAAGAACTATTCCAGAATGTCTATTTAGCATTGAAAGAAGCCAGGGATTCAAATCAGACTTTAATAGAGTATAAGAATGATTATAGAGAGAAAGAAGAAAATAACTTAATATTATTAGGTGAGATAAAAGACTCTATCCAGAATGATGATTTTTTCCTTAAATATCTGCCTAAATTAGATTTGAAAAACAATGAGATTATTGGAGCTGAGGCACTAATACGCTGGAATCATCCTGAAAAAGGCCAGATATCGCCAGGATTATTTATTCCTCAAGTAGAAAAGACAGCTCTTATCAATGATTTAACATATTGGGTTGTAAAAAAATCCTGTCAGGAATTAAATCAACTAAAAGAAGCTGGTATCGATATCAATATTTCAATAAATATAACTCCAAGAAACCTATTGGATAATAATTTTATTGACAATTTGTTTAAGATCATTTCAAACCATGATCTTAGACCTGCAGATTTTGATTTAGAACTTACTGAAACAGATATCATGCAGGATATTGATACCGCTGCAATAAAACTTTCAGAGTTAAGTCAGGCTGGCTTTAATATTTCTCTGGATGATTTTGGTACAGGTTATTCATCACTTTCTTATTTAAAAGAATTACCATTTAATAGCTTAAAAGTTGATCAAATATTTATTAAGGATATTTATCAAAAACCTAAAAGTAAGGAAATTGTTTCTGCTGCAATAAAGTTAGGCCATATAATTGGCTGTCAGGTAGTAGCAGAAGGTGTCGAAACAGAGCAAACTATAACAGAGCTTAATTCCCTTAAATGTGATTATATTCAGGGTTTTTATATTACGGAACCTTTAGTTATAGCTGATTTTATTGACTGGCATCATAATTATTAAATATATTTCAAATTATGCAGGAATAAATAGGATTAACGAGAAGAATAATTATTAAGGGAAAGTTTATAAATTGTTTTGAAGTATCGGGGGAGGGTACTAAATTGGCAGATAGTCAGAGGATTTTAGATAGTTTTTATAAAATAATTATAGATAGTGTTTATGATATGATCTATCTCCATGATTTAAGGGGTAATATTATTGATGTAAACGAACGGGCCCTTGAAGAGACTGGCTATACCTGGGAAGAAATCACTGATATGAAGGTCTTTGATCTCCATCCAGATGTTGATGTTCCTAAATACGATCGGCAGAATATCTATGATAGCTGGGAAGATTGTAATGTTGGCGAATCTGTTAGCTTTCAGGTTGAGCATGTAGGCAAAGATGGAGAACCTATACCTGTGGAGATAGATGCCGGCAAGGTCGGTAATAATGGTCAGGAGTACATGATTGCCTTTGTTCGAGACATTACAGATCGTAAAAATAAAGAAAATAGAATACTATATTTAAGCTATCATGATGTTTTAACAGGACTCTATAATCGCCGATATTTTGAAGAAAAGCTGGAAACTATTAATGAGGCAATCTTGCCAGTCAGCCTTATCATGGCAGATCTCAATGGTTTAAAAATTGTAAATAACAGCTATGGTCATACGACTGGCGATAAAGTTTTGGTCAAGGCTGCTAATATTTTAGAGGAAGAAACACCTGAAAAAGCAACAGTAGCCCGCTTTGGCGGCGATGAATTTGTCATTCTTTTACCTGAGACTGATAATCAGGAGGCCCACAGAATTTTTGATGATATTAAAACAGCCTGTAAAGCAACTGAATCAGATGAGTTCCCTGTTTCATTGGGGATGGGTATAGCTACAATGACTGATTCTGAACAGGATATTAACCTTATTTTTGAGAAAGCTGATAGGGAGATGAATCATAATAAGCTACTTGAAACTAGAAGCGCCAATCATAAGATGGTTTCAGGGCTTTTAGGGGCTTTATCTGCTAAAAGTGATGAGACTGTTGAACATACAGAACGGATGACCCAGTTGGCCAGAAAGATTGGAGAGAAGTTGGGAGTTCATAATTCTCAGCTTAATCGACTTTCTCTCCTGGCAACCCTTCATGATATTGGTAAGACTTCTATTCCAGAGGAAGTTTTAAATAAGCCAGGTCCACTGACAAAAGAAGAATGGAAGATGATTGAAGGTCATCCAGCCCGGGGTTATAAGATAGCTTCAGCTACCAGTGAGTTTGCAGTCATTGCCGAGGAAATTCTCTCTCACCATGAACGTTGGGATGGAAAAGGTTATCCCAGAGGACTGGCGGGTCAAGATATTCCTTATCTTGCCCGAATAATAACAATAGTAGATGCCTATGATGTCATGCTTAGTGGCCGCCCTTATCAGCAGGGCATGTCTAAAGAGGAAGCACTCCAGGAAATAGAAGATTGTGCCGGTAGCCAGTTTGACCCTGAAATTGCAGAAGAATTTGTAGAGTTATTTAGATAATCACTTTAATTATTTGATTTTAAAATGAGCACTATAGATTTAATAAGAGGAGTACTATTAATCATTAATAGTGAGTATTATCTAGCTAATGATCTTTAATCTGCTTTAAAGATAAAATCCAGCCTTTAATAATATTTATTATCGATCGATAATAAATATAGAGATAATCTAGAATTAATAGGATCATAAATAATAAAAAAGAAGGTGGCGCAGATGAAGATTGATAAAATTCCAGGAGTAAATCCTGTGGAAACTGGAAATAAGTCTGCTGGTAAAAATGAAGTCGATAGAGCTGATAAAGCCCATGGTAAAGGCAATGTAATTGATGTTGATAGAGATAAATATACTCCTGGCAAGCGCAATATTAAAAATACAACTTATGATAAGCCGGCCACTAAGATAGATCAGGAAGCCCTGGCCGAGGTGAAAAAGGCTGCAGATGACGCTAATAGCCGTCTCAAGGCAATGGTTAAGGAACTTCTGGCCCGGCAGGGTATGACTTTTAACGAGGCTCTTGAATCATCAGAAAAAGTAGAGGTTGATGAGCAGGCAGTTGTTGAAGCTAATGAATTGATCTCAGAAGGCGGGAAATTTAGCCCGGAAGCCGTTAGCGACAGGATTGTAAATTTCGCTAAAGCAATCTCCGGTGGCGATACTGAAAAATATGATCTCTTAAAAGATGCCATTGAGAAAGGTTTTAATGAAGCCAGAGAACTTTTAGGAGGCAGCCTTCCAGAGATCTCAGATATAACCTATGATCTTGTCATGGATAAAATTGATAACTGGGCCAATGGTGGAGAAGTTGCATAATAGCGGTAACGATGCATAAAAAAACCCTCCCCGGAACAGGGGAGGGCGCTATAATAGATCTAACTATTACTGGTTATTCATTATGCTGGTAAATCTTCGCTCTCAATTGTTCCCTCAACATCGAGGTGAATTATAAAAATATCATAAGCTGGAACAGTAATAGTCAAATCAGTACCTTGATAAGTGTCGAATACGTTTCCAATTCCAACTCCAGTCAATTTTTCAGGTAGATCTGCTGTTGCATATCCCTTTATTTTTACAGCTTCTTCTTCATCTTGTTGTAGGTCCCAGTTATCTTTGAGATTTAGTGTAATTGTAACTTCACCATCAACAGGTTCAGATATTTCTACTGTTCCTATATTTATATTTCGGCCGGCATAGATATTTTGTACGGAAGGACCAGCGGTGTCAAAGTAATACCACCAGCGTGAACCGCCACCCCAGGTGTCTCCACCAAATGCTGTCTCTTCTACAAAATCACCAACTTCAAATCCGTTATCAGGATCTAAAGGATCACCGTTATCAGGAGTGAATTCTCCATTGGTAGGTTCACTTGTTAGGTCATAATCTTTTTCAGGATGTTCTCTTACAGAGACAACCTGGAATTCATAGTCAGCAATATCATATAGTTCGTCTTTTTCTACAATATATTGCAATTCGTGTCTTTCGCCTTCAGCTGTATGCTCTACTTCGCCAATTTTTGCAAAATGAGAGTGATAATAAGGAGTTCTTTTGCGGAGCACATTATATCTGTCAGCATTTTCTACTCCGTCCCAGGAGATTAAGAAGCCATCGTTATTCTGAACTATCTGGACGTTTGTAGGGGAGGCAGGTTCTGCCATCCAGTCAACACCAACAGTAAGCTGAGAACCATATAGAGTTATTGGTACATCTGTAACTTTACCTGGAACTACTCTAGCCTGTATTTCTTCTCTCACAGAACCATGACCTTCCCAGGATATAACTATTGTATAGTATGCAGGGAAAAGACCTTCTACTAAAAGATTCTGATCTTCTACATCATAATTAAAATCTTTTTCCGCACCAGGTATTGGTTCTCCGTCTAGATCCAATACTTTAATATTTACATCGTCTATTCTTTCTCCACCGGTAGCTTCAGATGGAAACTGATCTACAGTTATATCTAATCCACCATTTGCCTGCTGGATCTCTAGACTGACATCTCTTTTCTGACCAGCAATAACCATAGCTTCGGTGGTACCTTCTGCAATAGTTACCCTCTGTTCAGAACCGGTATTGTACCCAGTTAAAGTAACTTTTACATCATAGTTTGACTCTCTTAAAGCTGTGAAAGTTACTGAGTAACCATTATCACCGAGATTATCTTCTAATATATCTTCATCGTCTAAATCAATTGTTTCTGTATAGCTTGTACCATCAATCTGATATTCAATATAAAATTCTAATTGAAAATCTTCAAACCTATTAAATAGTAAACTCTGGGCTCCAACTTCTTCCTCCATGTTTATTCCACTCATTACAACTTCCAATTCACCTGTTTCTGAACTATCAGCGACGTTTCGGGCAGTATCCTCGACGGCATTATTCCCTACCATGTCACAGGCAGCCATTGTAAATGCAAAAACTAGAACAAACACAAATAGACCAACAACTTTCAACTTTCTTTTTTTCATTTTGTTTTCCCTCCTATTTCTATAGTATACAATTATAATAATATATCGTGTTTGATAATGTTAGTATGATGAATTGATATTGAAAATATTTTTAAAGCTATAATCACATCATAATAACAGTAATATTTTAATTTAGCTGAAAATGATTTTAGGATAACAGTTAGTTTTTTGTAAATGATTATTTTGGTATTATAATGACATATCAACAGAAAAAGAATATATTAAATAAAAACCCTCCCCGACAGCAGAGGAGGGTTTGATAACAGATTAACTGTTGCTGGTGCTATTCATTAAGCTCCATAGATTATTCCCATAACATCCAGCTTGATCCCATAAAATCTATAATTTACGGCAGGAACATCGATAGTAATTATATCTCCATCTACATTTAACTCATCAAAATCATATTGGTAGTCAAAAAATGCAGGTTGAGGTCTCATATCAGGTAGATTGTCTTCAGTAAATCCCTGGACTTTTACAACTTCATCAGTTTTATCTGTTTGTAGTGACCAATTAACATGATCGATAGTCATTTTGAGTGTGATATAATTAGGATTATCTGGATTTTCAATAACTTCTACTGTTCCCATTTCTACTGCTAGATTGACATAGATAGTTTGTTCGGCAGGACCTTCGGTGTCATAGTAATACCACCAGCCATCACCAAATTCACCAGCAGTGTCTCCACCCCAGGCTGTGGCTCGATCGAGTTCGAATAGAGCTGGACTGGCAGGATCACTTGTAAGGTCATAATCTTTATCAGGATGCTCTCTTACAGCGACAACCTGGAAGTTATAGGCTGCTATATCAAATAGTTCTGGTTTTAATACTTTATATTGGAATTGGTGTCTACCTGGACCTGTATGCTCTACCTTGCCAACTTCTTTAAAATGAGCGTGATAATATGGAGTTCTTTTTCGGAGTACATTATATGAATCTGCATTTCCTACGGCATCCCAGGAGATTAGAAATCCTTCTTCATTTTGGAATACCCGAACATTTGTAGGTGAGGCAGGTTCTGCCTTCCAGTCAATATCTACAATTAGTTGAGAACCATATAGAGTGATTGGAACGTTTGTGATTTTACCTGGGATTACTCTAGCCTGGATTTCTTCTTCTACTGAACCATGACCTTCCCAGGAGATAACTATTGTGTAATAAACAGGATAAAGGTCTTCCACTAGAAGATTTTGGTCTTCTACATTATAATTAAAATCCATTTCTCTTAATACTGTTTCATTATCTAAATCCAATAATTTAACTTTTACTTCTTCGATTAGTTCTCCACCTGTTTCTTCAGATGGGAATTGATCCACTGTTATATTTAGATCACCAGTTGTTTGTTGAATTTCAAATCTAGCAACCACCTTCATGCCTGCAACACAAAAAGCTTCATAATTTTCTTTAGATGCAATAATTACTTCTTCACCACTATTGATATTGGTACCTTTTAAAGCAGAACTTACATTATATTTACCTTCTTTTAGGGCAGTGAATATCGCTGAGTAATCACCATTAGGATTACCTAAATTATCTTTTAGTATATCGTCATTATTTAAATTAATAGTTTTATTATACTTTATAGTTGGATCATCTTGATGTTCAACCTGAAATTCGAGTTTAAAATCTGTGAACCTACTAAAATGCACACTTTGAGCCCCAACTTCTTCTCTCATTTCAATTCCACTTACCTCGACTAATAAATCTCCTGTTTCTGAACTTTCAGCGACGTTTTGGGCAGTATCCTCGACAGCAGTATTACTTACCATATCACAGGCAGCCATTGTAAATGCAAAAACCATAACAAATACAAACAACCCAACAATTTTTAGTTTTCTTTTCCCCATCTTTTATCATCCTCCCCTTTGCTGTAGTATATTTATATCATAATATATCGATTTTAATAATAATAGTTTGCCACATTGACATTTTTAATTTTTTTTGAAGGTATAATCACGATATAATCACGGTGAAGATTTACAGTTGGATAAAAATGATTATAAGATAACAGGCAGTTTTCTGGAATATTTCTAGAATAGATGTTTAATTAAATAAAAAAACCTCCCCTATATCAGGGGAGGTTATGGTAATAGATTTAAATATTACCGGGCTTATTAATTAAGCACCATAGATAATGCCCATAACATCTAGCTTGATTCCGAAATATCTAAAATAATCGGTTGGTACTTCAATAGTAACTACATTGCCTTCTATATTCAATTGATCATAATCAAATTGATGATCGAAAAATGCAGGTTCAGGTCTGAGATTAGGCAGATTGCCTTCTGCAAATCCCTGGACTTTTACAACTTCATCAACGTCATCTACCTGCAGAGTCCAATTATCTTTATCTATGACCATTTCAACTGTAATATAACCATTTCCATTATCAATAACTTCTATTGTTCCCATTTCTGTTTCTAGATTGACCCAGATGGTTTGTACGGCAGGACCTTCAGTATCATAGTAATACCACCAGCCTTCACCAAATTCACCAGCAGTGTCTCCACCCCAGGCTGTGGCTCTATCAAGTTCGAAGAGAGCTGGACTGGCAGGATCACTTGTTAGGTCATAATCTTTACCCGGATGTTCTCTAACAGAGACAACCTGGAAGTCATAAGCTGCAATATCAAATAGTTCTGGCTTTAATACTTCATATTGGAATTCATGTCTGCCTGAACTTGTATGCTCTACTTCGCCAACTTTTGCAAAATGAGCGTGATAATAAGGAGTTCTTTTACGGAGTACATTATATCTATCGGCATTCTCTACTGCGTCCCAGGAAATTAAGAATCCTTCTTCATTTTGCTCTACCCGAACGTTTGCAGGGGAGGCAGGTTCTGCCATCCAGTCAACACCAACAGTAAGCTGTGAACCAAATAGAGTTATTGGAACTTCTGTAACTTTACCTGGAACTACTCTAACTTGAACTTCTTCTCTCACAGAACCATGTCCTTCCCATGATATGACCATTGTATAAT
This window contains:
- a CDS encoding DUF5610 domain-containing protein encodes the protein MKIDKIPGVNPVETGNKSAGKNEVDRADKAHGKGNVIDVDRDKYTPGKRNIKNTTYDKPATKIDQEALAEVKKAADDANSRLKAMVKELLARQGMTFNEALESSEKVEVDEQAVVEANELISEGGKFSPEAVSDRIVNFAKAISGGDTEKYDLLKDAIEKGFNEARELLGGSLPEISDITYDLVMDKIDNWANGGEVA
- a CDS encoding methyl-accepting chemotaxis protein, translating into MFKSIKTRLVVFIGLLILLLIAGSSFYSFRQSRDILDDTLRSEALNSARRSVETINLWSEEKGKIIQNLSYLDSIKSMDWDRQYDDLLEMARDDDQIESLFVVEPDGTMRDTNQYETNVSDQSYFQSVTADKEQVFSEPTESFETGRPITIIASPVFNDDEFVGIVGGVVALDILRELTANMDISGHGYGMIVDQNQNIIAHPEADYLGNQDIYSDLGDEFYNLVSESFQESEGYGTYQFENEDWDLAYATVDNTDWTVFLTASQANLFAPLDIIRNSSFATGLIAILLGIIVSYLIARMIVNPIISVNNLAQKIAGGNLTERVNLTDFNVQKEDEIGQLLTAINKMVENLQDTVRPVQKAAENLSSTSRGQAEAGAQVERSAEEVATAIQNVASGAEEQSAQIDEMETIFTDLSNQISRTGDMAENMSAKADKVVENVEKGSNSVDNSVESVNNVKSDAGEVAEIINDLGETSNEIGDIIEIISSIASQTNLLALNAAIEAARAGEAGRGFSVVAEEIRQLAEESASATEKINNLIVDIQENAEKANDKMDASVGTVESSVSAIKETGEVFNDIKKAVFELDQLIEKVTEEARDMDQNSVQLETAVGDISKVSEEAASNAEEVAASSEEQIASTEEIISFAEELSRMSEELEETINKFEI
- a CDS encoding sensor domain-containing diguanylate cyclase/phosphohydrolase encodes the protein MADSQRILDSFYKIIIDSVYDMIYLHDLRGNIIDVNERALEETGYTWEEITDMKVFDLHPDVDVPKYDRQNIYDSWEDCNVGESVSFQVEHVGKDGEPIPVEIDAGKVGNNGQEYMIAFVRDITDRKNKENRILYLSYHDVLTGLYNRRYFEEKLETINEAILPVSLIMADLNGLKIVNNSYGHTTGDKVLVKAANILEEETPEKATVARFGGDEFVILLPETDNQEAHRIFDDIKTACKATESDEFPVSLGMGIATMTDSEQDINLIFEKADREMNHNKLLETRSANHKMVSGLLGALSAKSDETVEHTERMTQLARKIGEKLGVHNSQLNRLSLLATLHDIGKTSIPEEVLNKPGPLTKEEWKMIEGHPARGYKIASATSEFAVIAEEILSHHERWDGKGYPRGLAGQDIPYLARIITIVDAYDVMLSGRPYQQGMSKEEALQEIEDCAGSQFDPEIAEEFVELFR
- a CDS encoding putative bifunctional diguanylate cyclase/phosphodiesterase; this translates as MLVKDLSFYTHWLVTKWRDPGRKTKTYSLAIIILIFLISAGGIYLIGRYYSDSYIYMHSMHLPIILSAIIFRSKGGVIAGFIAGMIFAPIIPIDFGLDLLRARVGWLLRTSFFMAEGMIAGVTFEILHYQFNKLEESSYHDPSSGLPNKLFLFNKLKEIQQEDEITDYKLVLINIKNYSEAINNFGHGKTVEFNQAIAGKIKGNFNQVNNVYNIYNENFVVIYNEDSHNNSLIDLIKLLENEFNQSFEFNDLPVYLETYFSVTSIENKLNPEELFQNVYLALKEARDSNQTLIEYKNDYREKEENNLILLGEIKDSIQNDDFFLKYLPKLDLKNNEIIGAEALIRWNHPEKGQISPGLFIPQVEKTALINDLTYWVVKKSCQELNQLKEAGIDINISINITPRNLLDNNFIDNLFKIISNHDLRPADFDLELTETDIMQDIDTAAIKLSELSQAGFNISLDDFGTGYSSLSYLKELPFNSLKVDQIFIKDIYQKPKSKEIVSAAIKLGHIIGCQVVAEGVETEQTITELNSLKCDYIQGFYITEPLVIADFIDWHHNY